From the genome of Nicotiana tabacum cultivar K326 chromosome 2, ASM71507v2, whole genome shotgun sequence:
gcgaggcacgagctagtcgcggatgcactaggcgagtgtcaagcttgaggattgggctgtgcacgctggagcgatgctcagtcttgggctaaggacaaggcatgtcctaagccaatcccCCAGGGTGTGCatggattgtgatcctaagatgaagcgccacgacatgtctagggccaaggGCCTAGGCATCTTACGGGCGGTACAAGTTGGGGCTTACGGGCGAGCCCCACCAACAGGCACAGGATCGTGCTTGGGAAATCCTGGGATGGGAAGAAGGCTGGCCCGTGACGAGGACAGCCGCGGGCGCCGCACGGGCGAGCAGGTGCCGCTACACAACGTgaggatttgggcccgtgacatCAGGATATCACTTGTAAAATGATGCACACTACAGGGCATAAAGCATTCCTACTTACAGTGGTGTATGCATAAAATAACAAAGAGGAAGGAGTAATGGAGTTATATGAGCAATATACACCAAGGATGTCAACTGCCTTGGTTGATATTTGGTGATTTTAATTTAGTGTTAAAAATGGATGATAGAATTGGTGTGAATCCTATTACTATGGGAGAGGTGGTGGATTTTCAGGACTGTGTGAACACATGTGAATGGATTGAATTACCAAAACAAGGTAGCCGATACACATGGAATGATAGACATGGtgatcaaagaatatttttcaagataGACTGGGTGTTTGTAAATAGGGACTGGATGGACCAGATGCTTGCTTATAATACCATTATTCTGCCGGAAGGAATGAGTGATCATTGTCCTATAAGTGTCAAGTTAACAAATGCTCCTATGCTAAGGAGAAGACCCTTCAAGTTATGTAATAACTGGGCACAACATCCACAGTTCTTAACTAAAGTACAGACATCGTGAAATCAACAAATGGATGGATATGAGATGCTTCAGATTGTCAAGAAGCTGAAGATCCTAAATAAAAGTATGAAAGAGTTGAATCGAGGTACTCTAAAAAATATTGTATATGAAGTGGAAGAGCTCAAATAGGAATTAGAACAGGCTCAAAAGGCAGTACATCAATATCCTAATGACTCAAATATACTGCAACAAGAGAGAGTGATCTATTTGAAATTCAGAGAAACCTCTTATAAAGTTGAAGTGTTCATGCAACAAAGAAGTAAAACCGCTTAGTTAAAACTAGGGGATGGTAACACAAGATACTTTTACTCAGTAATAAAGCATAGAAGAATACAACAGGCCATTATTTAGTTGAAGGATAATCAGGAAGTGGTTCACACTGAAGCTGCAAATATAGCAAGAATATTTGTGGAATACTATCAAGAACTACTGGGGAAAAAAACTCAAGGCAGATTAAGGGCATTCAGAAGTTTCTTGATCAATGGTCCAACACTATCAGTAGAGCAACAACTGCAGTTAGTCCAACCTTATGAAGCTAAGGATGTAAAAGATGCTTTGTTTTCTATAGATAAGAACAAAAGTCCAGGTCCAGATGGGTATGGAAGTGAGTTTTTTGAAGCATCATGGGGAATCATAGGGGCAGAGATCACAAAGGCAATGCTGAAATTCTTCAATAATGGCCAACTTCTGAAGCAGATAAATTCCACAATGATTGCACTAATACCTAAGGTTGAAGTTCCTCAGTATGCAAGTCAGTTTAGACCTATATCCTGTTGTAATGTATTATATAAATGCATCtcaaaaataatttgtaaaagacTGAGGGTAGCTATTGTTCCATTAGTGGCTGAGAATCAGGCAACATTTGTAGAAGGAAGATTACTAGTATATAATGTTTTGATATGTCATGATTTGCTGAGACATTACAATAGGCAAACAACGCCTAGATGTCTAATGAAGATAGATTTAAGGAAGTCCTATGACATGGTAAGCTGGGAATTTATTGAATAGGCTCTGAGAGGTTATGGATTTCCAAAATCATTTACAGGCATACGCCCATGtctaaaatcacgatacgaagccaTCAAAGCCATAAAAACATAGTTTCGGGATCATTTTCACAAAAGccaaagtttggtcaatatttctaatataaacttctaagtcaagaatcaaagggtccaaattAACCTGAAAGCTTcccaaaataaaactaaccaaccccgcaTGTCATTTTGCAAAGGAAACATTAGTTCAGTGAATAGAGTAATGGAAGCATTGAATCACTTTAGTGAAGTTTCTGGCTTGGTGACAAACCTTGATAAATCAAACCTATTTATAGCTGGCATAGATGAAGAGATGAAGAAGCAATTAGTGGAAATCACAAGTTTCTCATTGGGTACCTTACCAATAAGAAATTAGGATTGCCCCTAGCATCCAAGAAATGGTGTAAGATGGAGTGTCATTAATTTGTTGAGAAAATAACAAGCAGAATTTCTAGTGGTTATGCTAAAACATTGTCTTACGCTGGGAGGctgcaaataattaatgatgTCTTATTTTCAATATACAATTTTTGGGGTGCAGTGTTTATACAACCTCAAAGTATTTTGAAATAAGTAAATAGAAGGTGTAGAGATTATTTGTGGGTAAACACTGATGTTAAGAGGAAGATAGCACCAGTATCATGGGAAAAaatatgtttcccaaagaagtATGGAGGATTAAACATTAAAAGCTGCACAAAGTGGAATGTGGCTTCTATAGGTAAGTTTGTTTGGCAATTGGCAAGGAAGGAAGACATTTTGTGGGTTAAATGGGTTCATGGTATTTATATAAAAGACAACCAGAATTTCTGAACTCATGAACCATCACAAGATAGTAGCTGGTATTGCAGGAAATTACATTCACTTAAGGCTAGTATGGTAGGATGGTACCAAAATGGATCTTATTGTTTAACAACCAATGGAAAATattagaatttgaaagttcaaagttcatagattttgatttgaggtgcgattcgtcgttttgatgttgtttgatgtagtttgaagcctcgactaatttcgtatggtattttaggacatgttggaataattggttaaggtcccgagggtctcgggtggatttcggaaggtaaacggaatggatttcggacaaagagtgctggaaatttctgttgcaaaaatttcgtgcgtggagccaactttggaaacttatatctcgcaattcataaggaatcagaacagtttcaaaacatgaaagttgtagtcgtttgattatagttttcagaaagttaaaccattcattatttggacatttgtacagaaagttatgatggattgaatgaaggctagtagagcagtttcgccagaaattctgatgcatgcagccaactttgggagcttatatctcgcaatgcataaggaatcagaataattgcaaaacatgaaagttgtagtcggtggattctagtttccagaaagttaaaccatttatcatttggacatttgtacataaagttacaatggtaaggtgttcaagcccaaagccagttacacattcactttggaggaaagacgacaaatttgtgattgggttacgaaattgaagatgcctgagggttatgcatcgaatcttggaaaaaaagtagatatggaggtagggaagttgagccatttgaaaagtcatgactgccatgttttcatggagaccttagtgcctattgcattttgtggtttgcctgaaagaatctggaaacccatcacagagattagtttgttttttaaagacttgtgttctaccatattaagggaagaaaacctacttcgaatggatcagaacattcgtgtAATTTCAAGTAAGATTGAAAAAATATTTCCATGTgatttctttgatgtgatggaacaccttccaatacaccttgtacacgaggcacgacttggagggcctgttcaatgcagatggatgtatccctttgagaggtaatattataagtttgatgtaatattatattttatttgaatattcttggctaacatgacattatgtaggacaactgacaaatgcaaacaatttgttaagtagaggaataagattgaaggatctatatgcgaagcctatcttgcaaaggaaactgcacatttttgttcttattattttgagagtaacgtgccatgttctaggaataggcccaataggcacacggtcgaatgtgtgaatgatccattatatccaccaatgtccatattcaatcaaccaggccgatgttctaaggatgttagaaagagaagtttgagtgatatggagtacaagtcagctacactttatgtgttgctaaattgtcccgaagttgtaccatttctcaagtaagtattgatttattagttatcaaaatgtaaaatttactgtgactacatattgatgcaactactaaaaatatttgatatgtcacagtcacttcgtgggtcaatttggctatgatgctgtatatacgagatttgatacgtggttcaaacagtttgtaagtgtgtgtgtgtgtgttgtaagtgtgtgtgtatatatatatatacatatgtagtgaatgtataaaaattgattcataagttgtgctaacttatgactttttttaactctatgtaggtaaataatccaaataatggtgtaaatcaatttttgaaagatatatcttggggacctgggcttcaggtcacaacaatgtctaagtacgtagtgaatggttataagtttcatacagaggattgctctaaaaataaaaatagcaacaacagcggggtgtgggttcaaggtggtgatggcaaccaagttggagatattgattattatggtgtggtcaaagaaatattacaactagaatatacaggttggccatataagaaattgatactctttagatgcaagtggtttgacccaaatccaacaagaggtacaagagtacacaaccaatacaacataattgaggttaatcatacgagggagtatgatcgctatgatcctttcataattgcacataacgttaggcaagtgtattatgctccttatccattgcggcggaataagtccgattggtgggttgtaataaaaactaagcctgtaggtagggtgaaattcgagaatgtgttagatgttgcatatcaaaatgatatctccaatgttcaccaaatagtggacgatcagttagaaaataatttggaacatcctgaatgcatattggaagaagttgatataaatgaagtaacaattatagaaaatgaggacgaagaatcaactgatgaagctcaaacaagtaaggatgaagaattctcggacgaggaacaatacgtcgatgaggattaaaaagttggttttttaaagcactctcattttatagctagtttcttatatgtttcaatctaaatgtgtattatattatgcagatgacaggcaagggtcaaggtaacaatgaccctactagttctcggggtcgagaaaagggtaggaagggaaagaggagggtagaaaataatactccctcttgtccacccttttcagagatgcctatgtcttatcctctatcacacggctatactgagctgccacagcatcacgagccgtacaccttcattcagacaccaagtcttccatcacagggccataggactatacgtccgacatacagtccagctgcaTCACAGCCATCTGCATAGCAACCATCTACACCACATCCACATGGATaacatccctacatatcacagccacatggatcgcatccatccatgtcCCAGCCACTCAGGTCCCAGCCATCGGCatcacatccacttgggtcgcatccagctatgtcaCAGTCACAGGGAtcacaaccatcttcatcatcgactccatctattgcaggccttcgcctgcgaggCAGTAGCTCTGACCTgcctacaccgtcttcacatgcctctgatacacatgcttcggatggtgatgacgaggtagtgcattatgatcgatatggcaggatcatcatagtccctgagggtgatgggtaagtgttattcattatttttgcgtctattgttttgtaacatttttactaagatattaatgtgtttttattgttaaattgtaggttcaggccgggtaataagactatgaagataatcaccaatgccatcagaaagctttatgatggtcCTTGTATgacttggactgattgcccattcttactgaaggagcaaatttttaatcaatttaaggtataaatgttcttttaaacagtttaataatttatatttatgatgtttccatctaatatttaacttttgaaatacagagcaagtgtctATGGGAAtaccgctatagcgcggaagtggctgcaaattttcattataaagctcgcaagagattggcggatgctttctcggatgctacaaagaagaacaagaggcctggctggttacttgagaatttgtggaatgatttgcaaaggcaatggcttaccgcagagttcttagagaggagtgaaaaaggaaagaaagctcgtgcatccgagaagggaggctccttgcacactggaggtgcgatcaacctagggacaataaaaaaaagattggtacgtaattgcttaaattattttacttttctaagtatatctattctgtttattaactaaattaatttattttcaggaaaagaagtatgggcatCCAATGAGTCataatgagctattcaaggagacacatattgtgaaaaagaagaaagagggggatcaagataggtgggtcgaggaccgggcctcgactgcatatgtaagctttcaattttctttaattattataatttacttttataaaaaatttgaaatactgatttaatttaaaataatatagggtcgctaccaaagtaacatTGAGGAATTCATTCGTAGTCATCCAactggtgaatcgggtgagccaacctaaccttcggacgaggatgctgaaagaatatgtttggagtctgttggcggtataaaatgggggaaggtatacgagcttcctactaaaaacatccatcgctataagtgtgaaatgcgaggaatagggacttcctcgcaaggcaagcaacttaatagggagagcctctccgctatgcgggagacagtgacaaagctcacatctgagctagaagcggccaaggaaagagaaaggcttagagatgctcaattccttggcatgcaagctcagatcagaactctcttatctagtggagcttttccgttgccccgatattgtgagtcatctccagagggtcgacctccacgtgatcgttcctcccgtcctgctcgtgatcgttcctcccgtcctccccgtgatcgtgcttcccgtcctccacaagaccgttctctatatcgtcttgtaaatgaaagttcatcagacggtgatgatgatgttgtagaaaataccccttgacttttatatactttgaactagacaaatagaaccagttttgaactagttgtaattagttttaacttggttttggatttttgttgttattaggtgtattggtatgctggcaggtggtgtagctgccaaaacaggcattttatgccaaaattaaacccagaaaaaccgaccaaagttggtcggtttttaataaaaaaataaattattccaaaataccgaccaaagttggtcggttaatgaacattgaattcccagaattcaacattaccgaccaactttggtcggtattttgcctgCACTGTTGAGATTACCcaccatagttggtcggtaatgtttaattttaattattttttaaaaatatatattttcaattaccgaccaaagttggtcagttattttaaattttaataattaataaaaaaaatataatttagttaaaccgaccaactttggtcggtaaaattaaattaataaaatatgtttccgaccaaagttggtcggtaagtacttaaacttgtcagatggtcgttttaagctaccgaccaaagttggtcggtaatttccgatcaactttggtcggtaaaccATTtcgaccatcaaaacaccgtccacaccctaatggtcgcgttttggtcggtaattggccataaccgGCCAACTTTGGTCGTTCTTTTTAGTCGatttttagcgaatttctagtagtgtgttATTAAAAAAGTGGTTGAATCTGCTTAACAAACCTATATGTTGGCAGTGGGTCTTGTGATTGATTCCTTACTTAGCATCGTCAATTTCTTTTTCACTTTTCTAAAATACTTTTTGTTaagaaatgagagaaaaatagAACAATATAGTAATAGAGACAAGATATATAGGAGGAGAATGTAGAAATTATCTTATAGTGTGTTTTTTGTGTCTACTTCCATGGACAAAGAATGTCCTATTTATAGTATACAAGATAACACCTAAAGTTCACCAGATACATCTTAAGAATTAATAGGTACATCTTTCTAAGTAGTATATTGAATAATATGTATGGATGgattaaatgaacatccatataCATTCACTTTATTTCATAACACTCCTCCTTGGATGTTCATTTGAAAAagcctagtgaaggaaaaagagtatacaTATCTTGTAATACGCATTGAGTGCTGCCTCATaaaaaaccttactaggaaaacccaattgggacaaaaccttggttaagggtAAAAGAGTAGAACGCGTATtatactccccctgatgaaagcTTTATTTGATATCTCGGAGACGACACATTCCAATCTTATGTCTCAGCTTCTCAAATGTTGATGTTGGCAATGCCTAagtgaataaatctgctagattatcacttgaacggatttgttgaacatctatctcaccattttgctgaagatcgtgtgtgaaaaagaactttggtgaaatgtgctttgttctgtatcctttgatatatcctcctttaaGTTGAACTATGCAAGCAACATTGTcttcataagcattggtctagcaattaattggaggcgtttgatcaatgattccgctaaaccattttgagtatgaacatgagcaactggATGCTCAATTATTATCCCAGTTGAtatgcaataatcattaaaggcctGGGACGTAaattcaccagcattatcaagacgaagtgTCTTAATTGTATAATCTAGAAACTGTGCTCTTAATCTTATTAATTGAGCTAGTAATCTCGCAAAGGCCAAATTGCGGGTTGATaacaagcacacatgtgaccatcttgtagatgcaactatcaaaaccatataatatctgaatggtccacatggagggtgtatGGGCcaacatatatcaccctgtatacgttccaaaaataCAGGAGATTCAACTCCAACTTTAATTattgatggtctaataatcagttttccttgagaacatgcagcatAAGAGAATTCTTTAGTTTGAAGAATCTTCTGGTTCTTCAATGAAtgaccatgtgaattctcaattattttgcgCATCATATTATAACcgggatggcccaaccggtcatgccaaataataaaattattagtaAACTCCTtgtttactatggcatgtgattCAACTATACTAATATTAGTGTAGTATAATCCGGAGGAAAATGCACGGAGtttttcaagcacatatttctttttcgcttttattgtagtaatataaaggtattcaacctttccttcattggtggtctcaatatgatagccattttggcgaatatctttgaagctcaacaagtttctttgagacCTACTACGATATAATGCATCATTAACAACCAATATaattcctcctggtagtaatacaGTCACTCTTCCAGAgccctcaattaattttgtactaccagatattgttatgatattggcttcttttataattaaataagagaaatatctcttatcttttaatatGGTGTGCGtcgtagcactatccagaagacatatttCTTCTTTAATAGTGTCACCAAAActtttagcgtcaaggtgaatttcagcaccAAGTACCCATGGCAAATAGTTATTCCAAGAGATGTCAAGTGCCATAAATTCAAGCTTTGACAAATtcgacatagtgaaaactatcatagaAATAAGTGAATTAGAATGACAAGAATTATTATCAATTCAGTGCAGTACATAATCGTGTATTAATATTCTATATGTAAAATTATCAAACAAACAATTATGTGCAGCGCGATGATAAATTAGTTTGTACACTTAGGTGATAAATTTATTGAATACACATTTAAaccttttgaaaattttgcaagaATTCCTTCTAAATGCATATTCTGTTAGAATATTTGGATGTGGGCTTAATTAATCTAATTATTGTAATTCAATATTAAtacttatttatttatgtgtAGGATTAAACTTCGTAGTTTATATAATGAAATAACAATTTAaccgaaatttattattttcataccaatgCAATTATTATAATCATATTCAAAACAAGTTATGCATTTGGTAATTAAATTACAGGTTAAAGAAGATCCTAATAGAAACGTTATAAACATAGGAATGTATACCTGAATCGGAAAAGAAACTGACTACCTCTTTTAGGAAGAAGATAAAATTCGAATGAAGCAGATAACCTTAGTTGGTTAGAACCTCATGTTGATAATGTGTTAAGAAACGAGAGCAAAATATAACAATATAGTAATGGAGACAAGATATATAGGAGGAGAATGTAGAAATTATCTTATAGTGTATTTCTTGTGTCTACTTCCATGGACAAAGAATGTCCTATTTATAGTATACAAGATAACACCT
Proteins encoded in this window:
- the LOC142173857 gene encoding uncharacterized protein LOC142173857 codes for the protein MDDRIGVNPITMGEVVDFQDCVNTCEWIELPKQGSRYTWNDRHGDQRIFFKIDWVFVNRDWMDQMLAYNTIILPEGMSDHCPISVKLTNAPMLRRRPFKLCNNWAQHPQFLTKEVVHTEAANIARIFVEYYQELLGKKTQGRLRAFRSFLINGPTLSVEQQLQLVQPYEAKDVKDALFSIDKNKSPGPDGYGSEFFEASWGIIGAEITKAMLKFFNNGQLLKQINSTMIALIPKVEVPQYARKEVWASNES